TGCTTGAGATTATCTCTAAATTTGGGGTCACCAGTTAACTCATCTAAATCGGCGGTAATTTTTTGCGCATTTTCAAAGGTTGCTCTGGCAGAATCTAAGGTTTGTTGCAATAACACCACATTATTCGGATTATTTAAAGCTTGGCTGGCATCTTTCAAATTAGCAGATGCTTGGGCAGCATTCGCAGAGAGGGTTTCCAAATTTTTTAGCAATTCCCCTTGGGTTAAACGATTTACCGCAGGGGAGAAATTTGTCACAGTCATCCGCAGTTGTTCACTGGTTTTGCTAATACTAGTTAAGGCATTCACCAGAGAAGAACGATTAGTAGTCACTAAACTGTCGAGATTTGTTAATAATTTACTAGCTTGTTGAGCCGTAGTACTAAAATTCCTGGCTGTGGTGTTTAGCTCATTGGCAGTACTACCAAATTTACTGACAGTATTACTAGCAGAAACACTAACGCGATCGGCAGCTTCAGAAACGGAAATTGCGGCATCGGAAAAGTTCCCAATTTGTTTTTGAGAAGTCCGAGTCAGGTTAGAAATATCATTGGTTAGTTTGGCGACTTGATTAGCAGCAACAGATGTATTTTTTAAGGCATTGTTAATATTAGAATAGAATTGGGGCTGGGTATAAATATCTGCAAGCTTGCTACTAGTTCTAATTAATTCATCTAAGCTAATACCAATTTTACCTTGTAAGCGAGAACCGTTACAAATAACGACATTCGGGTCACAATTTTTATCTAAAGCTTTAGCAACATTATTACTGATAGTCAGGGGAGTTCGCGGCGAAATATCAACAATACTCTCACTAATAAGCCCTGATTGATTTGCTTCCACTATGGAATCACGGGGAATAATTAAATTTGGTTGATTAATTTCTAATTCCACTTCCACATTATTCACACCGGGACGAATGGCTGAAATATTCCCAACTTTCACCCCACGATAGCGGACGATCGCCCCCTTTTGCATTCCCCCAGCATTGGCAAATTCCACAATCACCTTATAGGAATTATTCGCAGCACTGAAGCGATTCAACCATAGAAGAATCATCCCAAATACCCCTAATCCCCCCAGGAGCAATAATCCTACAGAACCTTCCCTTAATGTCCGCGATCGCATTGTTTCCCCTCTCGATAGATTTTAGATTTTACATTTGAGGTTTTGGATTTTCCCCTCCCTATCATCCTGCAACCTGAATGGGACCATGGACACTCCCACTCATAAATTGTCTAATTAAAGGATGGTCTGTATTATCAATCTCATCTACTGTACCTTGCCATTGCACCTTACCTTGGTAGAGAAAGATGATTCTATCTGCTGTGCGTCGGATGGTACTATCTTGGTGAGTGACGATCGCGTAGGTTCCACATACACCCTGAGTAGATTGTAACTGACGAATCAAATCTTCAATCACCGTAGAAGCAATGGGGTCTAATCCTGCTGTGGGTTCATCATACAGTAAAACCTCCGCTCCCTGTTGGGGATTTTCTGGGTTCGACATAATTGCACGCGCAAAACTCACCCGTTTTCGCATCCCTCCAGAGAGTTCCGCAGGGTAACGGGAAGCGATTCCTGGTAAACCCACCATTTCCAACTTTTCTGTCACTAATTCCCGAATCTGTTGTTTTGATAACCGAGAATGTTGATATAAGGAAAATCCCACATTTTCTTCTACAGTCAAGGAGTCAAATAATGCTGCTTGTTGAAATACCATCCCGATTCCCACAGAATCCGCACCATCTTCAATCAAACCTTGCCGTCGCACCCCTTGAATGTAAATTTCTCCCCCATCTGGTGCTGTTAACCCAGCA
The Calothrix sp. 336/3 DNA segment above includes these coding regions:
- a CDS encoding MlaD family protein; amino-acid sequence: MRSRTLREGSVGLLLLGGLGVFGMILLWLNRFSAANNSYKVIVEFANAGGMQKGAIVRYRGVKVGNISAIRPGVNNVEVELEINQPNLIIPRDSIVEANQSGLISESIVDISPRTPLTISNNVAKALDKNCDPNVVICNGSRLQGKIGISLDELIRTSSKLADIYTQPQFYSNINNALKNTSVAANQVAKLTNDISNLTRTSQKQIGNFSDAAISVSEAADRVSVSASNTVSKFGSTANELNTTARNFSTTAQQASKLLTNLDSLVTTNRSSLVNALTSISKTSEQLRMTVTNFSPAVNRLTQGELLKNLETLSANAAQASANLKDASQALNNPNNVVLLQQTLDSARATFENAQKITADLDELTGDPKFRDNLKQLVNGLSGLVSSTQQMQQQVQVANALDQAKIAIQTPTSTNEIDSSIFSDNYSTRDRDRRQAIQRLSKILKQNSQTAKLELEAQDKTGKK
- a CDS encoding ABC transporter ATP-binding protein: MTEPLIELKGVSKSFGNNKVLDNVDLTIYRGEALGIIGPSGTGKSTILRVIAGLTAPDGGEIYIQGVRRQGLIEDGADSVGIGMVFQQAALFDSLTVEENVGFSLYQHSRLSKQQIRELVTEKLEMVGLPGIASRYPAELSGGMRKRVSFARAIMSNPENPQQGAEVLLYDEPTAGLDPIASTVIEDLIRQLQSTQGVCGTYAIVTHQDSTIRRTADRIIFLYQGKVQWQGTVDEIDNTDHPLIRQFMSGSVHGPIQVAG